From Brienomyrus brachyistius isolate T26 chromosome 18, BBRACH_0.4, whole genome shotgun sequence, one genomic window encodes:
- the LOC125712775 gene encoding erythropoietin-like isoform X1, whose amino-acid sequence MRITTWGLVTVLLMVLDWTRPGSPAALRPICDPLVLERFIRESHDTEVAMGTCRDRCRLSELLTVPRTSVDFAAWERKDVQEQTQEVQEGLRLLGKAIDRAKASVSDTALIGLLDSSYDNIHSIKQVIRSLDMQDWSPSSRTWDTWDVSSLPELFRVHTNFLRGKVHLLLSRAPACHQEHR is encoded by the exons GACTTGTCACCGTGCTGCTAATGGTGCTGGACTGGACCCGGCCAGGATCGCCCGCTGCATTGAGGCCCATCTGTGACCCACTTGTCCTGGAACGCTTCATCCGGGAGTCCCATGACACTGAGGTTGCTATG GGGACGTGCCGGGACAGATGCCGCTTGTCCGAGTTGCTTACTGTTCCACGGACCAGTGTCGACTTCGCCGCCTGGGAAAGGAAAGAT GTCCAGGAGCAAACCCAGGAGGTTCAGGAAGGACTGCGGCTATTGGGGAAAGCAATCGACAGAGCGAAGGCGTCCGTCTCTGACACAGCTCTCATCGGCCTCCTGGACAGCAGCTACGACAACATTCATAGCATCAAACAGGTGATCCGCAGTCTCGACATGCAG GATTGGTCCCCCTCCTCCAGAACGTGGGACACTTGGGACGTGTCCTCCTTGCCAGAACTCTTCCGTGTCCATACCAACTTCCTGCGAGGCAAAGTGCACCTCCTTCTGAGCCGCGCGCCAGCCTGCCATCAAGAACATCGCTGA
- the LOC125712775 gene encoding erythropoietin-like isoform X2 — translation MVLDWTRPGSPAALRPICDPLVLERFIRESHDTEVAMGTCRDRCRLSELLTVPRTSVDFAAWERKDVQEQTQEVQEGLRLLGKAIDRAKASVSDTALIGLLDSSYDNIHSIKQVIRSLDMQDWSPSSRTWDTWDVSSLPELFRVHTNFLRGKVHLLLSRAPACHQEHR, via the exons ATGGTGCTGGACTGGACCCGGCCAGGATCGCCCGCTGCATTGAGGCCCATCTGTGACCCACTTGTCCTGGAACGCTTCATCCGGGAGTCCCATGACACTGAGGTTGCTATG GGGACGTGCCGGGACAGATGCCGCTTGTCCGAGTTGCTTACTGTTCCACGGACCAGTGTCGACTTCGCCGCCTGGGAAAGGAAAGAT GTCCAGGAGCAAACCCAGGAGGTTCAGGAAGGACTGCGGCTATTGGGGAAAGCAATCGACAGAGCGAAGGCGTCCGTCTCTGACACAGCTCTCATCGGCCTCCTGGACAGCAGCTACGACAACATTCATAGCATCAAACAGGTGATCCGCAGTCTCGACATGCAG GATTGGTCCCCCTCCTCCAGAACGTGGGACACTTGGGACGTGTCCTCCTTGCCAGAACTCTTCCGTGTCCATACCAACTTCCTGCGAGGCAAAGTGCACCTCCTTCTGAGCCGCGCGCCAGCCTGCCATCAAGAACATCGCTGA